A stretch of Malus sylvestris chromosome 11, drMalSylv7.2, whole genome shotgun sequence DNA encodes these proteins:
- the LOC126589140 gene encoding uncharacterized protein LOC126589140 produces the protein MSGPSDRRFDLNLVEEAAPPSPDNIWRPSFVSPTGPLTVGDSVMKNDMTAAVVARNLLTPKDNRLLSKRSDELAVKDSLALSVQCAGSVSNMAQRLFARTRQVESLAAEVMSLKQEIRGLKHENKQLHRLAHDYATNMKRKLDQMKESDGQVLLDHQRFVGLFQRHLLPSSSGAVPRNEAPNDQPLMPPPSRVLSSTEAPNDPPPVPSLSGALPTAATSPKQPL, from the coding sequence atgtctggcccctccgaccgtcgttttgacttgaaccttgttgaagaggcagccccgccttctccagacaacatatggcgcccatccttcgtctcccctactggtcctcttaccgttggggattccgttatgaagaatgatatgaccgctgcggtggtggccaggaaccttctcactcccaaagataacagactactttccaaacgatctgatgagttagctgttaaggattctctggctctcagtgttcagtgtgcaggttctgtgtctaatatggcccaacgcctatttgctcgaacccgccaagttgaatcattggcggctgaagtgatgagtctcaaacaggagattagagggctcaagcatgagaataaacagttgcaccgtctcgcacatgactatgctacaaacatgaagaggaagctggaccagatgaaggaatctgatggtcaggttttacttgatcatcagagatttgtgggtttgttccaaaggcatttattgccttcgtcttctggggctgtaccgcgtaatgaagctccaaatgatcaacctctgatgcctcctccttctagggttctgtccagtactgaggctccgaatgatccccctccggtgccttctctttctggggctctaccgactgctgcgacttctcctaagcaacctttgtga